One genomic segment of Dysosmobacter sp. Marseille-Q4140 includes these proteins:
- a CDS encoding MATE family efflux transporter — MVPILGALILQAAYGAVDLLVVGRFGSTSGLSAVSTGSQVLNLVTFVVTQLAMGITVLIARYLGEKKPQQIGPVLGGAALVFALISVVLCIVLVCFARPISVLMQAPAESLDLTVSYVRICGSGIFFIVAYNVLSAIFRGLGDSRSPLLFVLVACVVNIFGDLLLVAGFGMDAAGAALATVIAQAVSVVCAVVLLLKKELPFTFSRKDIRLNPQCRKFLAVGLPLALQECLTQLSFLALCAFVNRLGLEASSGYGVASKIVNFAMLIPSALMQSMASFVSQNVGAGNPKRAKQSMFTGIGVGLCFGCVVFVLVMLKGDVLAGFFSTDAAVIQKGFEYLKGFAPETIATAVLFSMVGYFNGNQQTLWVMIQGLVQTLLVRLPMAYFMSIQPNASLTKIGLAAPVSTVVGIILNVGFYIYFTRRQSRQDPAISAGNSKD, encoded by the coding sequence ATGGTCCCCATTCTCGGGGCCCTTATTTTGCAGGCCGCATACGGAGCGGTGGACCTGCTGGTCGTGGGCCGGTTCGGATCCACGTCCGGCCTCTCCGCCGTCTCTACGGGAAGCCAGGTCCTGAATCTGGTCACATTCGTTGTGACGCAGCTGGCCATGGGCATTACGGTGTTGATTGCGCGGTACCTGGGTGAGAAAAAGCCGCAGCAGATCGGGCCCGTCCTGGGCGGAGCCGCTCTTGTGTTTGCTTTGATCTCGGTGGTGCTGTGCATTGTTTTGGTCTGTTTCGCCCGCCCCATCTCCGTGCTGATGCAGGCGCCCGCGGAATCTCTGGACCTGACCGTAAGCTATGTGCGCATCTGCGGAAGCGGCATTTTCTTCATCGTCGCCTACAATGTGCTCTCCGCCATTTTCCGGGGACTGGGCGACAGCCGGTCTCCGCTTCTGTTTGTCCTGGTGGCCTGTGTGGTCAACATTTTCGGAGATCTGCTGCTAGTAGCCGGGTTCGGAATGGACGCCGCGGGCGCGGCCCTGGCCACGGTCATTGCGCAGGCCGTCAGCGTGGTCTGCGCGGTGGTCTTGCTCTTGAAAAAGGAGCTTCCGTTTACCTTCAGCCGAAAAGATATCCGGCTGAATCCCCAGTGCCGCAAATTCCTGGCCGTCGGCTTGCCCCTGGCGCTGCAGGAGTGCTTGACGCAGCTGTCCTTCCTGGCGCTGTGCGCCTTTGTGAATCGCCTGGGCTTGGAGGCTTCCTCCGGGTACGGCGTTGCCAGCAAGATCGTCAACTTTGCCATGCTGATCCCCAGCGCCCTCATGCAGTCCATGGCGTCCTTCGTGTCTCAGAATGTGGGCGCCGGCAATCCCAAGCGCGCCAAACAGTCTATGTTTACCGGGATCGGTGTGGGTCTTTGCTTCGGCTGCGTGGTCTTCGTTCTGGTCATGCTGAAAGGCGATGTGCTGGCTGGCTTCTTCTCCACCGATGCGGCGGTCATCCAAAAGGGCTTTGAATACTTGAAGGGATTCGCCCCGGAGACCATCGCCACCGCCGTCCTGTTCAGTATGGTCGGTTACTTCAACGGAAACCAGCAAACCCTTTGGGTCATGATCCAGGGGCTGGTCCAGACCCTTCTCGTCCGCCTTCCCATGGCGTATTTCATGAGCATCCAGCCCAACGCCAGCCTGACCAAGATCGGCCTTGCCGCCCCGGTGTCCACCGTGGTCGGGATCATTTTGAATGTGGGATTTTACATTTATTTTACCCGCCGGCAAAGCAGGCAGGATCCCGCGATCAGCGCGGGCAACAGCAAAGACTGA